The following is a genomic window from Oscarella lobularis chromosome 2, ooOscLobu1.1, whole genome shotgun sequence.
ATATAGGAGACGAGTCTGGCTCGGCGCCGACTTCCGCGCTCGCAGAAAACCGATGCCATGGAAATTCAAGTGGGctacgccgacgacgactcgtcgtcatccCAATTAACGTCGTCTCACGCGGCGTTGAGTTGGAAGCGAATAGCCCTGCTCGTCATAGCAGTGACAGTTCACAATGTGCCAGGTAGAAGGACAACTTCAAAGACTACGTAAATGAGTTGAAACGTTCCCTAGAGGGTCTTGCTGTTGGAGTTGGCTTTGGGGCCGTGGGAAAATCGGCTTCTGCTACATTCTCAAAGGCGAGGTATACACTACTGCAGTAGTATAGGCTGCCGGTGTTGCTACGTTACTGCTGTCAGGCATTTGGCTATTGGAATTGGCATTCAGAATTTCCCTGAGGGATTAGCTGTCAGTCTGCCTCTAAAGGGTCTCGGCTATAGCTCAATGCGAAGCTTTTGGTACGGCCAACTTAGTGGCATGGTCGAACCAATAGCAGGCGTTTTGGGAGCAATAGCAGTGCAGGTGACTCGGAATGCGGTAGAGTACGTATTCTAAGCCCTTGAAAGAAAGTGGGCTTATAATCTGTACTCTACGATAATACGGCACCTTTATGGCATGCGTGTAACGATTGTCTGTTCTAAAAGGTAGCCGAACCGCTGCTTCCTTACGCTCTTGCCTTTGCAGCGGGAGCAATGATTTACGTTGTTGTGGACGACATCATTCCGGAAGCTCAGTGCAGGTGCATAAGCTCTCTCGTCCacttaataataattaatcaatcaacgGTCTACTTTTTCATTGCAGTGGGAATGGACGTTTGGCTTCAATAGGAAGTGTGTGTGGATTCATAGTGATGATGTCACTTGATGTAGGTCTAGGATAGTACTACGCGTAGTGTAAGAGACCGAGCAACTACACACGCACACTCTAAATAAAACTTCAAGGAGAGGTTGTGAGGTCTAAGGACTCGATTTgcttttctccgtcttccaTCCATGCGCCTTGATTATTTCCGTCAATTGTTCTAATTGAACAGGAGGGAGATATAGCGCcttgatttctcttttccacCAGTGACCAGCCGCCGCTTCGGGACTTCCAATTCTTGTGTATTCATAATGATAAAGCATAGCCCTAACAAAACTAGACCACACAAACGTGAAATAAAACCCTTATCCAGCAGTATTGCGTACCGCGGAGGATCACCCTCAGAGAACGGATTCCTTTCAATCAACGTGTCTACAGAATGATCTCCAGCGAGAAATTTTGCAGCCAAATGAACGATCCACGGGTTGTACTTATAATTCTAATAAAAGAACAATACCGGTATGCTCAAAGGCAATAATCTGACATTGAGATACTATACCTGAAAGGCGGCGAACCACATGAGCCAATCAAGTCGATAGTGATAAGGTGATATGAAACACGGACGTCGGTTCGTTCTTCCCGGTTTGCACTTGAACTCGAATTCCTCCCACAGACCGTCGTTGTCTCTCGAGATCGTCTCATTGCGTGTGCCTTGAAATACAACTTCATTTCTCACTTTGGTAATGCTACAGGAGGCGAAAAACGAATATTAGTACTGTTAGTCATATaaactttttctctctctctcgctctctcACCTTCCAAATGCTCCGTATGTGTTCACTATTCGCAAGGAATCAAATGATGTATTCATCACCTGGTTGTCCGATACCAGATTCTGGACAACCCTTATACTCAGATATGCTATCAGAAGACCTATCGTCCAATTGACACCTCTGCGTATGTGCTGAGCTAGAGATGGACACaaggcaaaaaaatcataaGTACAGGAGTGCATAAACGGAAATTGCATTTATTGTTCAATGCAAGTGCAAGCTCTTAGAGCCTATTCCAAGTAAACAGTTGCCCTAAACAGCTTGCACTTGCCACAGTCAACTGACTAACTATTCGAACGTCTGATCATGAGATCTTACTGAGACTCAGTCTTTGTTTTGGTTTCTGATTGATTTCGAGCGCCTTTTGCTTCGTTTTCATAGTAAATAGCGGCGAAACGGCATAGTCATCGAAACAAAAGATGCATGGCGCAATTGTCAGCCAATTGAGAAAGCTCAAATTTCCgctaataattaaaaccACCtaaacaataataataagtcCCACATTTTCTGAACATAGAAATTGGTTCCTCGCACCTGAAAAAAGATTTGAATTGCTCCAAACGCTGTCACCCAGAATCGACGTCTGTATGGAATCAGAAGAAAGAAGGGCGCAACCAGCTCAATAAAATGATTCCCAAGCGTCTCGAGTCGATGaatcggcgaaggcgactgGTGCAAATAGTAGCTAAAAGGATTGGGTACCGGTTGAGTCTATACATTCATGTACATCTCAGAAAACACCGGTCTTGTTTTTGAATGTGATGCACATACCTCGTAGTGATAATCCATGCAGGTCAACTCGCGCCAGCACGGATCTCCGCGGATTTTAATCAAACCCTtttatttgacgtcagacaTTTGTCCAGATTGAATTTTCATATATAAACTTACGGCTCCCAACATGATTCGACATATGAGCCACTGGTATCCCCATATGACAATGCGAGACGTCGGACTTTTTTCTTGGATCGGTTTCAAGGAGACGAGGGGACAGAGAAATATAGCCAAGAAGCCGGTTTCGAGTAGCTGAGACTCCCAACCAAACGAGTACctaaaataagaaaaatagTCAATATAATTGCCCGTCTACTTCACCCACCATCTTTGACCAATATTGACTATCGAATGATACAGAATCCACAACGACGTCATGACGATCATGTTTGCCGcgccaagaaaaagaacgacggcggcgagagcgagacCGGCGAGCGCGAGAACGTCGAGCATCAAATCGAGATTCGTTTCGTAGTCGGTCAACCAGAGAAGCGTCGGTACGAGACCGATCGAGTCCCAGTTGACGCCGTCGTAATGGCTCTTGACGCGATTCAGAAACGTGTCGGCCGGAAAGAGACCGTTTGCGCCGAGGAGCTCCTTGTTTTGGTGCCAGGCgacgagaaaggcgacgactgGAAAGAGTTGGGGAATTGTATGAATGGTTTTGGCACGAATACGAATAAAAAGTAGCCTTAGTGCAGTGTCTACGGACGAACTAGGTGGCGCAGGAAAGATCCGTCACGTGCATGCAGTAGCCTACTAAGTTGTACCGTAAATGAAAGCAAGGAAGCGTAGAAAGACGATTCGCGTAAGCCAGTAGCTGCCCTTGAGCTGTTCGACATCTCGTGCACTATCTATGACATCGGTTGACACGTCACTGCTTTCGTTGGCTGGCTCTTTCTGAGGATCCTCGCGCTTTCTCCGTCGAAGCTCGGCGGCCATGTTCCGTGGGCTAACGCACGTTTATCCAGGTTACGAATCATGTCCGCGGCGCAGTCCGACGAAGACTTGGCGTTGGCTCTTCAAGCGTcgtacgacgaagagaatcgCGCCGAAAAGGTTGGCGACATTGCTTCAGACGTATCGATTGTGGATGAATACTGGGAATTTGCCGATCCAATACCGGACATTCACGAGCTCTTCGTCCAGTTCGACGAGATATTCTTCTGGAAGAAACTCGTCGGCTGCGAAGTGAAATGGAGTCCTAGAATGACGCTGTAAGCATAATTTAAATACTGAGATATTGataattatattaattaaaaataattaatatgtATGCTAATTTGTTTAGTTGTGCCGGGATGTGCTACTACGAGGGCTATGGGGGTCTTTGTTCGATTCGGCTTAGTCAGCCTCTACTAAAATTGAGACCACGACGGGATCTAGTGGAAACTCTTCTGGTCAGTTTATGACGTTTTGTCTATTGAAGTGTCGATTTCTTGATAGCACGAAATGATTCACGCTTATCTGTTTGTGACTCAAAATAATAAGGTATGTATTTTAACTAAATAATGGCTTGGGTTCACCTCTATGGGAGGAAAGGATCATGATGGTCACGGACCAGAATTCCAATCGCACATGCGCAGAATTAACGAGAAAACAGGATCTAATATATCAGTAAGTCATTGCAAATAGATAGTCTATTGTTACTGAGGGACAATATCTGCAGATTTATCACAATTTTCATAATGAGGTCTGATTGATTGCGTTCTCTCAAGCAAAACATAGATCTACCCCTATACACATAGGTTAACGTGTACAGACAGCATTGGTGGAAATGTACGGGACCATGTCGAAATCGTCCCCCGCTTTATGGAATTATAAAACGGGCTGTAAATCGCGCTCCCTCGCCGAGGGACTATTGGTGGGCAAGGCACGAAAAAAACTGCGGTGGCTCGTTTGAGAAGATCAAAGAGCCTGATGGGTACAAGGAtaaacgaaagcgaaagcgcgttgaaagaggagaaggagaaggggAGAGcgagaaatcaataaagcAAAAAGCAATTAcgggatttttttcaaagaaaaaggacgaaGTTGAGAATCGGTCAGAAAAACGTAGCGACGTCGAGGACCATTTTAAGTCGCTAGGGAAAGGAAGTGTTTTGGGCGGTCGTCATAATGACAGTGACAAAGGCAGTTGTTCGTCTCTACTAAGGGATGATGTACAGTGCTTTGTTGCATGTCCTGTGTGTAAGGAGCGCATTGCAGACGATTCTATTAATGGTCACTTGGATAGTTGTCTTGCGTAGttataatttaattaaattattagtTATATCAATTCTTTGTTACCTGGGGTCTGTGGGATTGAACCAAGGGGACTCTTCGCACCGAAACGAAGCCCCAGTTACCGTCGTTGCCTTCAGATGAGCTTCGCAAGCGTCGCAAGTTGGCAGCTGTTGGTTGGTAGTTGCTAGTGTAGTTGCTGCCTTGtcgagcgcgcgctaacttACCGTCAACGCGGAAACGCGGAAAAGATGCCTGAATGGACGGCAGCCTTGCGTTGTCCTCTTCTGCTACCTATCACGATTACCATCTTCTTATCTTCTTCCACCACATGTACTCATCGCACAGTAGGAAATTGCTCGACACGGCAGTGCGACAACGACACCGGCCTGGAATGGCAATGctgtcaaaacgaaacgcACAACGATTCATATTACTGCTGTTTACATAACTCAACTGTCGACTTTTCTATCTGCTGTCCTCGTTCTGAAGACAGGTGGGTAGTCCCCGTTGCTATTGTGTGTGTATTGCTCGGCTTGTGTGCCGTCGTTGCGTGGCTGTCGTACGttcgacagcgacgacgatttcgacctTTCTATTCGAGTCTCAACAGCAGCGTTCAAGAACCCTTTTCATCTACAAGCTACAATGCTATGgactccgcctccgcctccgaATCCGAACTGTGATACTGTATGCAAGGGTACTGTGCACGTACATTGTACGTAGTAAGTTTCTTTTGCTGTACATACAGTTACTGTAGCATTACGTGGTTATATTGACGCTTCTAATGTgcagaagacaaagacaaaaagcAAAAACGCGGACATTTCTTCTATTGAGCTGTGGAGAGCGTTCAAATAAAGTATAAGTAAATCTAGGCTAGCAACAGTCTATTCATTAATATGAGGATTGTCAAGAATGAACCCTTTCGTTTCCCAGTGAAGCAACTGTTCCATAAGAAGGTGTCCATTTGATACCATGCTTTCTCGGAGTAGACATACGTTTTTATTTCGAGTGCTTGAGGTCATGCAGCCAAAGTTGTGCTTAATTCTTTCCAAGGGCTCCGTGATTCTGACGACAAGTTTCTTGGAATCATTTTCTGTAGTTGCATCTTCTTTCAGTTTGACCTGCTGATCATAACGGACATTGCGCAGCATTCCGTCAAACTCAAATCCCACCCACGCTGGCGATACCACTCTGTCTTCTTCGCTCACTCCCAAGAACGAAAACAAGCGGCTTAGCTGGTACATTGCGTAACAATGATCTCCTAGAGCTTCTTTATATCCCCAGAgcttattttgaatttccttCTTAGTTAGGGAAGACGCTATGAGCGAACGAGCGCAACCTTGGCTTTGAAAGGAAGCGTAATCGTCCATCTTCACAATTATTTCATATGACAAATCTTCATCTCTAACCTCCAGCAGGAAACGCCGAAGTCTGTTGGCCTCAAGGTGATGTTCTAATTTTTTCCGCAGCTTTTCTGCAGTCCTTAGATGAGGATGCTTTCCATACAAAATACCAAGAGCATCATGCACTAAAGCGTGGCATTGTGTTCTTTCTGGATCAATCTTACTCTCCTCCGTCCTTTGTCTGAGATTATGATCAGCAAGCTTGCTCTCACACTTTTCCAAAAGTGAAGTAAAGGCTTGAAGTTCCGTAGAGTCATCATTTGCCAGAAAGTGTATTCGTCTTGCCATGTGAATCAGTTGTTCCTCAACGTCCATCTTTTCAATAATTTGTGCAATGCTTCCGCATCTGCTCCAACCTCTCATCTGGCTGCACCTATAGTCAAAT
Proteins encoded in this region:
- the LOC136200012 gene encoding zinc transporter ZIP11-like, encoding MIEGYSAVIQALFGTLFTWAVTAAGAAVVFIATGDQRKTLDGSLGFAAGVMMAASYWSLLAPALEMAEQSGTYGEDGWLAFLPVSIGFVAGAGFVYSSDWLLPYLGLSSGNINVELTKIGDDNLTSSNLSSSYTPETSLARRRLPRSQKTDAMEIQVGYADDDSSSSQLTSSHAALSWKRIALLVIAVTVHNVPEGLAVGVGFGAVGKSASATFSKARHLAIGIGIQNFPEGLAVSLPLKGLGYSSMRSFWYGQLSGMVEPIAGVLGAIAVQVAEPLLPYALAFAAGAMIYVVVDDIIPEAQCSGNGRLASIGSVCGFIVMMSLDVGLG
- the LOC136200008 gene encoding lipase maturation factor 1-like — protein: MAAELRRRKREDPQKEPANESSDVSTDVIDSARDVEQLKGSYWLTRIVFLRFLAFIYVVAFLVAWHQNKELLGANGLFPADTFLNRVKSHYDGVNWDSIGLVPTLLWLTDYETNLDLMLDVLALAGLALAAVVLFLGAANMIVMTSLWILYHSIVNIGQRWYSFGWESQLLETGFLAIFLCPLVSLKPIQEKSPTSRIVIWGYQWLICRIMLGAGLIKIRGDPCWRELTCMDYHYETQPVPNPFSYYLHQSPSPIHRLETLGNHFIELVAPFFLLIPYRRRFWVTAFGAIQIFFQVVLIISGNLSFLNWLTIAPCIFCFDDYAVSPLFTMKTKQKALEINQKPKQRLSLTQHIRRGVNWTIGLLIAYLSIRVVQNLVSDNQVMNTSFDSLRIVNTYGAFGSITKVRNEVVFQGTRNETISRDNDGLWEEFEFKCKPGRTNRRPCFISPYHYRLDWLMWFAAFQNYKYNPWIVHLAAKFLAGDHSVDTLIERNPFSEGDPPRFVRAMLYHYEYTRIGSPEAAAGHWWKREIKALYLPPVQLEQLTEIIKAHGWKTEKSKSSP
- the LOC136200011 gene encoding DNA-dependent metalloprotease SPRTN-like yields the protein MSAAQSDEDLALALQASYDEENRAEKVGDIASDVSIVDEYWEFADPIPDIHELFVQFDEIFFWKKLVGCEVKWSPRMTLCAGMCYYEGYGGLCSIRLSQPLLKLRPRRDLVETLLHEMIHAYLFVTQNNKDHDGHGPEFQSHMRRINEKTGSNISIYHNFHNEVNVYRQHWWKCTGPCRNRPPLYGIIKRAVNRAPSPRDYWWARHEKNCGGSFEKIKEPDGYKDKRKRKRVERGEGEGESEKSIKQKAITGFFSKKKDEVENRSEKRSDVEDHFKSLGKGSVLGGRHNDSDKGSCSSLLRDDVQCFVACPVCKERIADDSINGHLDSCLA
- the LOC136184033 gene encoding uncharacterized protein, translated to MACSSEAPAELSRVSLETAAALFRLFFVLLFLYYTNKAKVGEIRNAGADPEPNERRKRMYTPVTSVVGETKSCIVSWRRADSVEPSEKHRYHQERERRKLWRSLGKYMGSKEVESAVLLFKRIIPEVVLEKCKTGQILLQTVDEFLGEKAIKDVLEDSIFLTKKFEEGMRQMKYQQQDNLSVCGGTVWPKFEPSFIKSVTEFYFMGDSSKWLQTVWKFLPESEELQLNSSLLHSVGERLLMSVISQPMRRLLLRQLVEFDYRCSQMRGWSRCGSIAQIIEKMDVEEQLIHMARRIHFLANDDSTELQAFTSLLEKCESKLADHNLRQRTEESKIDPERTQCHALVHDALGILYGKHPHLRTAEKLRKKLEHHLEANRLRRFLLEVRDEDLSYEIIVKMDDYASFQSQGCARSLIASSLTKKEIQNKLWGYKEALGDHCYAMYQLSRLFSFLGVSEEDRVVSPAWVGFEFDGMLRNVRYDQQVKLKEDATTENDSKKLVVRITEPLERIKHNFGCMTSSTRNKNVCLLRESMVSNGHLLMEQLLHWETKGFILDNPHINE